Proteins encoded by one window of Clostridium cagae:
- a CDS encoding esterase/lipase family protein: protein MRRSLVKILGITALAISITFTNFSVPVMAIEPTNSIIIEDSKSSNDFISNEIENNIKSETTIENNKDNLKDESNNKEEEDQLNEIKEMLKESKTENEAESEIIEQEPLQYPDIKGDVIEEGNKYPIVLVHGFLGFGRDELLGYKYWGGLVDVQESLRDQGYKTYTATVGPVSSNWDRACELYAYIVGGTVDYGEAHSKKYSHERYGRTFEGLYKDVSDANKIHLIGHSMGGQTVRTLTQLLSEGSEEEKNYNQENISPLFMGGKHWVRSVTTISTPNDGTTLSDLIPAKELISKSIGVLGSINGKDNLSNCLYDFKLDQFGLKKQPGESYISYANRVKDSNIWSETKDIGPYDLSTYGAKELNKWVKAQPDVYYFSWVTKATKKLLITGYAVPQIGPMNPAFYPSATLMGNYTRSYRGPVIDEDWFDNDGVVNSISQEGPRFGSNDVIKKINGQPKVGQWNVMPTLINTDHMDIVGTFGDVEDWYIDYAEQLSNLPR from the coding sequence ATGAGAAGATCTTTAGTGAAAATTTTGGGAATTACTGCTTTAGCAATTTCAATTACTTTTACAAATTTTTCAGTACCCGTTATGGCTATTGAACCAACAAATTCAATTATTATAGAAGATAGTAAATCATCTAATGATTTTATTTCCAATGAAATTGAAAACAATATAAAAAGTGAAACAACTATAGAAAATAATAAAGATAATTTAAAAGATGAATCAAACAATAAAGAGGAAGAGGATCAGCTGAATGAAATTAAAGAAATGTTAAAAGAATCAAAAACGGAGAATGAAGCTGAAAGTGAAATTATAGAACAAGAACCATTACAATATCCTGATATTAAAGGTGATGTTATTGAAGAAGGAAACAAATATCCGATAGTATTAGTTCATGGTTTTTTAGGATTTGGAAGAGATGAACTATTGGGATATAAGTACTGGGGTGGATTAGTTGATGTTCAAGAAAGTTTGAGAGATCAAGGATATAAAACTTATACAGCAACAGTAGGTCCTGTTTCAAGTAACTGGGATAGAGCTTGTGAGTTATATGCTTATATTGTTGGAGGAACAGTAGATTATGGAGAAGCTCATTCTAAAAAGTATAGTCATGAAAGATATGGAAGAACATTTGAGGGACTATACAAGGATGTAAGTGATGCAAATAAAATTCATCTTATAGGTCACAGTATGGGTGGACAAACAGTGCGTACACTTACTCAACTTTTAAGTGAAGGTAGCGAAGAAGAGAAAAATTATAATCAAGAAAATATTTCACCATTATTTATGGGCGGTAAGCATTGGGTTAGGAGTGTTACTACAATATCTACTCCCAATGATGGAACAACATTATCAGATTTAATCCCAGCAAAAGAATTGATAAGTAAGTCAATTGGAGTATTAGGTTCAATAAATGGAAAAGACAATTTATCTAATTGTTTATATGATTTTAAATTAGATCAATTTGGATTGAAAAAGCAACCAGGAGAATCATATATAAGTTATGCAAATAGAGTTAAAGATAGCAATATATGGTCAGAAACAAAAGATATAGGGCCATATGATTTATCAACTTATGGAGCTAAAGAATTAAATAAATGGGTAAAAGCTCAACCAGATGTATATTATTTTTCATGGGTAACAAAGGCTACAAAAAAATTATTAATAACAGGTTATGCCGTACCACAAATAGGTCCTATGAATCCAGCATTTTATCCAAGTGCAACTTTGATGGGAAATTATACACGTAGTTATAGGGGACCTGTTATAGATGAAGACTGGTTTGATAATGATGGTGTTGTAAATTCAATAAGTCAAGAAGGTCCTAGATTTGGTTCTAATGATGTAATTAAAAAAATTAATGGACAACCTAAAGTAGGACAATGGAATGTTATGCCAACACTTATAAATACAGATCATATGGATATAGTTGGAACATTTGGAGATGTAGAAGATTGGTATATTGATTATGCTGAACAATTAAGTAATTTACCTAGATAG
- a CDS encoding DUF2975 domain-containing protein: MKLYGKKSISEILVILLNIVILVGAIITVDVYYNTFWTNKDILAKSDGFIIAFLLTIGVICTFLIAIDLKKVAKTLVNKNPFTINNIKNLNKIAIECFIISGCYIGNILYNINKYSYRFINIDNRGIHTDTEPVIFFVAGIFLLILASVFKQALKYKEENDYTI, encoded by the coding sequence ATGAAACTATATGGAAAAAAGTCTATATCAGAAATTTTAGTAATTTTATTAAATATAGTAATTTTAGTTGGTGCAATAATAACTGTTGATGTTTATTATAATACTTTCTGGACTAATAAAGATATATTGGCTAAGTCAGATGGATTTATTATAGCTTTTTTATTAACTATTGGAGTTATTTGTACTTTTTTAATAGCAATAGATTTAAAAAAGGTGGCAAAAACATTAGTAAATAAAAATCCTTTTACAATAAATAATATAAAAAATTTAAATAAAATAGCAATAGAATGTTTTATCATTTCAGGATGTTATATTGGAAATATACTTTATAATATTAATAAGTATAGTTATAGATTTATTAATATAGATAATAGAGGAATACATACGGATACAGAACCAGTAATATTTTTTGTAGCAGGAATTTTTCTGCTAATTTTAGCTTCTGTATTTAAGCAAGCGCTTAAATATAAAGAAGAAAATGATTATACAATTTAG
- a CDS encoding DUF3955 domain-containing protein: MKKYILSIIPFVLAMGCVVAYNIIGSEVAPDGTLIEPFFLIPIGYIFVLISIVSLIISGVISMKNYYKKNKING; this comes from the coding sequence ATGAAAAAATATATTTTATCAATTATACCTTTTGTTTTAGCAATGGGGTGTGTTGTAGCTTATAATATTATTGGAAGTGAAGTGGCACCAGATGGAACTCTTATTGAACCATTTTTCTTAATACCAATAGGATATATTTTTGTATTGATTAGCATAGTTTCACTAATAATTAGTGGAGTGATTAGTATGAAAAATTACTATAAAAAAAATAAGATAAATGGCTAA
- a CDS encoding class I SAM-dependent methyltransferase has product MKSLNYFDSIADSWNVIRSEYFEEKLKYKVLSKVLIENKIAADLGCGTGFISLVLSEKANLIFSLDQSNNMLKELKKEVSKRDITNIYPIKSDVENIVLFDESVDVVFINMALHHVANIEKAISEIYRVLKKGGSVVISDVTEHDGEWAKEEMYDEWLGFSNDQITNWLNKYSFKNVEIENTDLYCKGYSSKGEYTETKIFIASAKKL; this is encoded by the coding sequence ATGAAGTCACTAAATTATTTTGATTCTATAGCAGACAGTTGGAATGTAATAAGAAGTGAATATTTTGAAGAAAAATTAAAATATAAAGTTTTATCTAAAGTATTAATAGAAAATAAGATTGCAGCAGACTTAGGATGTGGTACTGGTTTTATATCTTTAGTCTTATCAGAAAAAGCAAATTTAATATTTTCTCTAGATCAATCTAATAACATGTTGAAGGAATTAAAAAAAGAAGTTTCTAAAAGAGATATAACAAATATATATCCAATTAAATCTGATGTGGAAAATATTGTGTTGTTTGATGAGTCAGTAGATGTTGTATTTATAAATATGGCATTACATCATGTAGCTAATATAGAAAAAGCTATATCAGAAATTTATAGAGTATTAAAAAAAGGTGGAAGTGTAGTAATTTCTGATGTTACAGAACATGATGGAGAATGGGCAAAAGAGGAAATGTACGATGAATGGTTAGGATTTTCAAATGATCAAATAACTAATTGGTTAAATAAATATAGTTTTAAAAATGTAGAAATAGAAAATACAGATTTATATTGCAAAGGGTATTCGAGTAAAGGCGAATATACAGAAACAAAAATATTTATAGCAAGTGCTAAAAAATTATAA
- a CDS encoding S-ribosylhomocysteine lyase, with the protein MVKVESFELDHTKVKAPYVRKCGSEKGNNGDIVSKFDLRFLQPNEKEMPTGAMHTLEHLLAGYMREKLDGIIDISPMGCRTGFYMVAWGTPEVEKVIEALNYSLNKILETEEIPATNKFQCGNYRDHSLFAGKEYIKLILKEGISSEIYR; encoded by the coding sequence ATGGTTAAAGTAGAAAGTTTTGAATTAGATCACACAAAGGTAAAAGCCCCATATGTAAGAAAATGTGGTTCAGAAAAGGGTAATAATGGAGATATAGTTTCTAAATTTGATTTAAGATTTTTACAACCAAATGAAAAAGAGATGCCAACAGGTGCAATGCATACATTAGAACATTTATTAGCTGGATATATGAGAGAAAAATTAGATGGAATAATAGATATATCTCCTATGGGATGTAGAACTGGATTTTATATGGTTGCATGGGGAACTCCTGAAGTGGAGAAAGTAATAGAAGCATTAAATTATTCATTAAATAAAATATTAGAAACAGAAGAAATACCAGCAACAAATAAATTTCAATGTGGGAATTATAGAGATCATTCATTATTTGCAGGAAAAGAATATATTAAATTAATATTAAAAGAGGGGATTAGTAGTGAAATATATAGATGA
- a CDS encoding trans-sulfuration enzyme family protein, protein MNFESVLIHGGIDGDKFTGAVNVPIYQTSTYKQEGLGINKGYEYSRTGNPTREALEKLIADLEEGVGGFAFSSGMAAITAIFSLFKSGDNIIISDNLYGGSFRVLDKIFKNFNIGYKIVNTTHLKQIKEAIDETVKAIYIETPTNPLMDITDIQEVAKIAKDNNLFTIVDNTFMTPYLQKPLTLGADIVIHSGTKYLGGHSDLIAGLVVVNNEELKEKIHFIQNSTGGILSPFDSFLLIRGIKTLAVRMDRHNLNAKSIAEFLKNRPEINKVYYPGFEEHPGYNIQSKQAKGYGGMISFVLNDGYDYKKFFEKLAFITFGESLGGVESLACHPASMTHGAIPYEIRQKVGIVDNLIRLSVGIESIQDIIEDLEKALEWGKING, encoded by the coding sequence ATGAATTTTGAATCAGTTTTAATACACGGAGGAATTGACGGAGATAAATTTACAGGAGCAGTAAATGTTCCTATATATCAAACATCTACGTATAAACAAGAGGGATTAGGAATTAATAAAGGATATGAATATTCAAGAACTGGTAATCCTACAAGAGAAGCTCTTGAGAAACTTATAGCTGATCTAGAAGAAGGTGTTGGTGGATTTGCATTTTCTTCAGGTATGGCAGCCATAACAGCAATATTTTCTCTTTTTAAGTCAGGAGATAATATAATAATTTCAGATAATTTATATGGTGGAAGTTTTAGAGTATTAGATAAAATTTTTAAGAATTTTAATATAGGATATAAGATAGTAAATACAACACATTTAAAGCAAATTAAAGAAGCTATTGATGAGACTGTAAAAGCAATATATATAGAAACACCAACAAATCCATTAATGGATATAACAGATATTCAAGAAGTAGCTAAAATAGCTAAAGATAATAATCTATTTACAATAGTGGATAATACTTTTATGACACCATACTTGCAAAAACCACTAACATTAGGAGCAGATATAGTTATTCATAGTGGTACTAAGTATTTAGGAGGACATAGTGATTTAATTGCTGGATTAGTAGTAGTAAATAATGAAGAATTAAAAGAAAAAATTCATTTTATACAAAATTCTACAGGGGGGATACTATCACCATTTGATTCATTCTTACTTATAAGAGGTATAAAAACTCTTGCAGTTAGAATGGATAGACACAATTTAAATGCTAAATCTATAGCAGAATTTTTGAAAAATAGACCAGAAATTAATAAAGTTTATTATCCAGGATTTGAAGAACATCCGGGATATAATATTCAATCAAAACAAGCAAAAGGATATGGTGGAATGATATCTTTTGTATTAAATGATGGATATGATTATAAAAAATTCTTTGAAAAATTGGCATTTATAACTTTTGGAGAAAGTTTAGGAGGAGTGGAATCTTTAGCATGTCACCCAGCAAGCATGACTCATGGAGCAATACCATATGAAATAAGACAAAAGGTAGGTATTGTTGATAATTTGATAAGACTTTCAGTTGGTATAGAAAGTATACAAGATATTATTGAGGATTTAGAAAAAGCATTAGAATGGGGGAAAATTAATGGTTAA
- a CDS encoding (2Fe-2S)-binding protein produces MSNNITFKLNGNEVVYDGSATDRLLDVLRDYYHLKGVKCGCKEGECGACSILMDGELINSCMVAMGRCEGSEIVTIEGFRETERFKVIDKAYADVSAVQCGYCIPGMVLATEAILSKTPNPTLEQIREGISGNLCRCTGYNAIVKAIKISAEEGKGLW; encoded by the coding sequence ATGAGTAATAATATAACATTCAAATTAAATGGTAACGAGGTAGTATATGATGGAAGTGCTACTGATAGATTATTAGATGTGCTTAGAGATTATTATCATTTAAAAGGAGTAAAATGTGGTTGCAAAGAAGGTGAATGTGGAGCATGTTCTATTCTTATGGATGGTGAACTAATTAATTCTTGTATGGTAGCAATGGGAAGATGTGAAGGAAGTGAAATTGTTACTATAGAGGGGTTTAGAGAAACAGAACGTTTTAAAGTAATAGATAAAGCTTATGCTGATGTGTCAGCAGTGCAATGTGGATATTGTATTCCAGGAATGGTTTTAGCTACAGAAGCTATATTATCTAAGACTCCAAATCCTACATTAGAACAAATTAGAGAAGGAATTTCTGGAAATTTATGTCGTTGCACAGGATATAATGCTATTGTAAAGGCAATTAAAATTTCAGCAGAGGAGGGAAAGGGATTATGGTAA
- a CDS encoding HNH endonuclease: MRKNKIKTTKEEIVDYWFSRVDECRMSVDASEAHERCWRCGYKYTLERCHIIADSLGGEDKPSNFVLLCNRCHVENPNVLDPEIMWDWIYAYKTPFYDTFWFLQGAKEYRKIYNKSISEEIIERNINDEKIIKNILEEEIRKTTFHFGHPYLNSATIAGILRMTFKRYDSEQCV; the protein is encoded by the coding sequence ATGAGGAAAAATAAAATAAAAACAACCAAAGAAGAAATTGTTGATTACTGGTTTTCTAGGGTGGATGAATGTAGAATGAGTGTAGATGCATCTGAAGCTCATGAACGATGTTGGAGATGTGGATATAAATATACATTAGAAAGATGCCATATTATTGCTGATTCATTAGGTGGAGAAGATAAACCTAGTAATTTCGTTCTATTATGCAATAGATGTCATGTAGAAAATCCTAATGTTTTAGATCCAGAAATTATGTGGGATTGGATTTATGCATACAAAACACCATTTTATGATACATTCTGGTTTTTACAAGGTGCTAAGGAGTATAGGAAGATATACAATAAATCTATATCTGAAGAAATCATAGAGAGAAATATAAATGATGAAAAAATAATAAAAAATATTTTAGAAGAAGAGATAAGAAAAACAACGTTTCATTTTGGGCATCCTTACTTAAATTCAGCGACAATAGCTGGAATATTAAGAATGACATTTAAGAGATATGATAGTGAGCAATGCGTATAA
- a CDS encoding esterase/lipase family protein, whose product MKKSLTKLLGISLLAVAMTASILPIRVNATEITEEPSSFIEAEKRSEVFEFQEPEDVQIDNLTLDKEQNNYPVVLVHGFLGWGRDEVAGFKYWGGTTDLQEKMRDSGYEVYTATVGPISSNWDRACELYAYIVGGTVDYGEAHSSKYGHDRYGRTYPGLYKKVSDANKIHLVGHSMGGQTVRTITQLLSEGSEEEKNYNQNNLSPLFEGGHDWIRSVTTIATPNDGTTAADANPIVDMVSPVLGVLGSATGHNSLIQNVFDFKLDQWGLTKRDNESQFSYLERVLNSSIWSRSKDNACYDLTTYGAQELNQWVKAQPNIYYFSWTACATKESFLTGYQIPQPGVMNPTFYKNTLTMGKYTRHESGKPIIDKKWWPNDGYVNCISENGPKLGSNDVIVDFHGTPEIGTWNAMPTLINVDHEDIIGRFANVKGWYLNLCKQLSSLPQ is encoded by the coding sequence ATGAAAAAATCTTTAACTAAATTATTAGGAATTTCTTTATTGGCAGTAGCGATGACAGCAAGTATTTTACCTATAAGGGTTAATGCGACTGAGATTACAGAAGAACCATCATCTTTTATAGAAGCAGAGAAAAGATCAGAAGTATTTGAATTTCAAGAACCAGAAGATGTACAAATTGATAATTTAACTTTAGATAAAGAACAAAACAATTATCCAGTTGTTTTAGTTCATGGATTTTTAGGTTGGGGAAGAGATGAAGTAGCAGGATTTAAATATTGGGGAGGTACTACAGATCTTCAAGAAAAAATGAGAGATTCAGGCTATGAAGTATATACAGCAACAGTAGGTCCTATTTCAAGTAACTGGGATAGAGCATGTGAACTTTATGCTTATATAGTAGGTGGAACAGTAGATTATGGAGAAGCGCATTCTTCTAAATATGGACATGATAGATATGGCAGAACATATCCAGGCTTATACAAGAAAGTAAGTGATGCAAATAAAATTCATCTTGTTGGACATAGCATGGGTGGACAAACTGTACGTACTATTACACAATTATTAAGCGAAGGTAGCGAAGAAGAAAAAAATTATAATCAAAATAATCTTTCACCATTATTTGAAGGGGGACATGATTGGATTCGCAGTGTTACAACAATAGCAACGCCTAATGATGGAACTACAGCAGCAGATGCTAATCCAATAGTTGATATGGTAAGTCCTGTTTTAGGAGTTTTAGGTTCAGCAACAGGACATAATTCTTTGATTCAAAATGTATTCGATTTTAAACTAGATCAATGGGGATTGACAAAACGAGATAATGAATCACAATTTAGTTACCTTGAAAGAGTTTTAAATAGTAGCATATGGAGTAGATCTAAAGATAATGCATGTTACGATTTAACAACATATGGAGCGCAAGAGCTTAATCAATGGGTAAAAGCTCAACCTAATATTTATTATTTTTCATGGACAGCTTGTGCAACAAAAGAATCATTCCTTACAGGTTATCAAATTCCACAACCGGGAGTAATGAATCCAACGTTTTATAAGAATACTTTAACAATGGGTAAATATACTCGTCATGAAAGTGGAAAACCAATAATTGATAAAAAATGGTGGCCAAATGATGGCTATGTAAATTGTATAAGTGAAAATGGTCCTAAATTAGGATCAAATGATGTAATAGTTGATTTTCATGGAACACCAGAAATAGGAACATGGAATGCTATGCCTACTCTTATAAATGTAGATCATGAAGATATAATAGGACGTTTTGCTAATGTAAAAGGATGGTATTTAAATCTTTGCAAGCAATTAAGTTCATTGCCACAATAA
- a CDS encoding helix-turn-helix domain-containing protein, translating to MAIVVNLDVMMAKRKISLQDLAERVGITNANLSILKNNKAKAIRFSTLESICKELKCQPGDILEYVED from the coding sequence ATGGCGATAGTAGTAAATTTGGATGTAATGATGGCTAAAAGAAAAATATCCCTTCAAGATTTAGCTGAAAGAGTTGGAATAACCAATGCAAATCTATCCATATTAAAAAATAATAAGGCAAAGGCAATAAGATTTTCTACTTTAGAATCTATATGTAAAGAACTTAAGTGTCAGCCAGGTGATATTTTAGAATATGTAGAAGATTAA
- a CDS encoding pseudouridine synthase — MRLDKFLAESAVGRRKIVRTYIKDGMVKVNGEIITEPSIDISEKLDDVEYLEKKVVHKGKLYYMFNKPSGCITATKDNIHRTVFDYFDEDMNGVFHVGRLDKDTEGLLLLTNDGEFEHKVMHPEKHVEKTYFFWALGSLDDEDKKQLQEGVFIGSNETLTKPAKIDIHKSGSYIEFKEEIPINSLKNKDHQPVVSGCLTISEGQKHQVKRMLKAVGCYVIYLKRVSIGGLKLDESLKMGDYRDLTKKEIKRIFEINDISNLKMR, encoded by the coding sequence ATGAGATTAGATAAATTTTTGGCAGAATCAGCTGTTGGTAGAAGAAAAATTGTTAGAACTTATATTAAAGATGGAATGGTAAAGGTTAATGGTGAAATTATAACTGAACCTTCAATAGATATTAGTGAAAAACTTGATGATGTAGAATACCTTGAAAAAAAAGTTGTTCATAAGGGTAAGTTATATTATATGTTTAATAAACCATCAGGATGCATTACTGCAACAAAAGATAATATTCATAGAACAGTATTTGATTATTTTGATGAAGATATGAATGGAGTATTTCATGTTGGAAGACTAGATAAAGATACAGAAGGTTTATTGTTACTTACTAATGATGGTGAGTTTGAACATAAAGTAATGCATCCAGAAAAACATGTTGAAAAAACTTATTTTTTTTGGGCATTAGGTTCTTTAGATGATGAAGATAAAAAGCAATTACAGGAAGGTGTTTTTATTGGAAGTAATGAAACATTAACAAAGCCTGCAAAAATAGATATACATAAATCAGGATCATATATAGAATTTAAAGAAGAAATTCCTATTAATAGTTTAAAGAATAAAGATCATCAGCCTGTTGTTTCAGGATGTCTTACTATTTCAGAGGGGCAAAAACATCAGGTTAAACGAATGTTAAAGGCAGTAGGTTGTTATGTAATATATTTGAAAAGAGTATCTATTGGTGGATTAAAGTTAGATGAATCTTTAAAAATGGGTGATTATAGGGATTTAACAAAGAAAGAAATTAAAAGAATATTTGAAATAAATGATATAAGTAATTTAAAAATGAGGTGA
- a CDS encoding FAD binding domain-containing protein, which produces MVNGFMPKSLKEALDIRSNYDVVPYGGGTDLMIEGQKDVNYLFLNKVPEMKCIVEDEEYIRIGGSCTFTEVLESEIIPEIMKQAVSKIAAPAIRNSGTMAGNIGNGSAKADSVLIEYVTDAKIVLASASNTRIVKIDDFYKGRKELDLGKDELIVEILLPKIGLENYYYKKIGARNALAISRVSFAGIIKIDDERIKDIAIAFGAVSGTVLRFKELEKMMIGKTLLEASEIKEDFIDAYKQKIIPTKGRVSAEYRKRVCINLIKDFLNEKGI; this is translated from the coding sequence ATGGTAAATGGTTTTATGCCTAAATCTTTAAAAGAAGCTTTAGATATTCGTTCAAATTATGATGTTGTTCCATATGGTGGGGGAACAGATTTAATGATTGAAGGACAAAAAGATGTTAATTATTTGTTTTTAAATAAAGTTCCTGAAATGAAATGTATTGTTGAAGATGAAGAGTATATCAGAATAGGAGGATCATGTACTTTTACTGAAGTGTTAGAATCGGAGATTATTCCAGAAATTATGAAACAAGCTGTTTCAAAAATTGCTGCTCCTGCTATAAGAAACTCTGGAACTATGGCAGGTAATATAGGAAATGGTTCAGCAAAGGCAGATTCTGTATTGATTGAATATGTTACAGATGCAAAAATAGTATTAGCATCAGCTTCAAATACTAGAATAGTTAAAATTGATGATTTCTATAAAGGAAGAAAAGAGCTAGATTTAGGAAAAGATGAATTGATTGTAGAAATTCTATTGCCTAAAATTGGTCTAGAAAATTATTATTATAAAAAAATAGGTGCTAGAAATGCATTAGCTATCTCTCGTGTTTCATTTGCTGGGATAATAAAAATTGATGATGAAAGAATAAAAGATATTGCAATTGCTTTTGGAGCAGTGTCAGGCACAGTACTAAGATTTAAAGAATTAGAGAAAATGATGATAGGTAAAACATTACTGGAGGCAAGTGAGATAAAAGAAGATTTCATTGATGCATATAAACAAAAAATTATACCTACAAAGGGTAGAGTTTCAGCAGAATATAGAAAAAGGGTATGTATTAATTTAATAAAGGATTTCTTAAATGAGAAAGGTATATAA
- a CDS encoding PLP-dependent cysteine synthase family protein has translation MKYIDDIRSHIGNTPIMKLNNMGIKAGVNVFAKLEFLNPGGSVKDRIGIYMIEDAENKGLLRAGYTIIEATAGNTGIGIALAAINKGYRVIFVVPEKFSVEKQTLMKALGAEIVNTPREDGMLGAVEKANELLKTIKNSITLKQFENKSNPLAHYETTGPEIYKDLDGKIDYFLCGAGSGGTYTGILKYLKEKNSNIKGVLVDPEGSTMGGGEEACYDIEGIGNNFIPKTMDMTYVDDVIKVNDEEGFHIVKQLALKEGLIVGTSSGAAVAAAFKLASKIDSGNIVTLLPDRGERYFSKNIY, from the coding sequence GTGAAATATATAGATGATATTAGAAGTCATATAGGAAATACACCTATTATGAAACTAAATAATATGGGAATAAAAGCTGGTGTAAATGTATTTGCTAAATTAGAATTTTTAAATCCTGGTGGAAGTGTTAAAGATAGAATAGGTATATACATGATAGAAGATGCTGAGAATAAGGGATTACTTAGAGCAGGCTATACAATAATAGAAGCTACAGCAGGTAACACAGGTATTGGTATAGCATTAGCAGCCATAAATAAAGGGTATAGAGTAATATTTGTTGTACCAGAAAAATTTTCTGTAGAAAAGCAGACGTTAATGAAAGCCCTTGGGGCAGAAATAGTAAATACTCCTAGAGAAGACGGAATGTTAGGAGCTGTTGAAAAGGCTAATGAACTTTTAAAAACAATAAAAAATTCTATAACTTTAAAACAATTTGAGAATAAATCTAATCCATTAGCCCATTATGAAACTACAGGTCCTGAAATATATAAAGATTTAGATGGAAAAATAGACTATTTCCTTTGTGGTGCAGGTAGTGGTGGAACGTATACTGGTATATTAAAGTATTTAAAAGAAAAGAATTCTAATATAAAAGGAGTTTTAGTAGATCCAGAGGGGTCAACTATGGGAGGCGGAGAAGAAGCTTGTTATGATATAGAAGGGATAGGAAATAACTTTATTCCTAAAACTATGGACATGACTTATGTTGATGATGTTATAAAGGTTAATGATGAAGAAGGATTTCATATTGTAAAACAACTTGCTTTAAAAGAAGGATTAATTGTTGGGACATCTTCTGGAGCAGCAGTAGCAGCAGCCTTTAAACTAGCAAGTAAAATAGATAGTGGGAATATAGTAACGTTATTACCAGATAGAGGGGAAAGATATTTTAGCAAAAATATATATTAA